The Spinacia oleracea cultivar Varoflay chromosome 2, BTI_SOV_V1, whole genome shotgun sequence DNA segment actctaagtgccactccgatattcgggattttggatttttgtacttgtatccgggatttgcaacccgttggaagtgtttgagaggagccttcattcttttgtagaagttgactctttgtactagagcTTGAAATATCGAAAAAAGGAACATTTCGACCTATTGGGAATTGGACTATTtaaggggaatttcaacccattttggaaatttcaaaattggacttgtactaggaaattgaattttgtataatttcaagggaatttcaacccgtcaatattttaggggaatttcaacccactggacttggagtatttgaaaggaatttcaacccgattgaaagggaattgattttgtattatttcaagggagtttcaacccgccaatattttaggggagtttcaacccattggatttcgaagtattttaagggaatttcaacccgattgaaagggacttgattttgtattatttcaagggattttcaacccgtcaatattttaggggagtttcaacccattggatttcgaagtattttggGGGAATTTCAATGGAAAGgtgagagaaagaaaaaaagaatataATAGAAAAGATATATGATTCCAATATGTAAGGTTTTTCAAAAATCTCATAAAATAAATGTAATAAAGCATCAATACAGATTGACACATAATTATATGATATATAATTTGTTCGTAGAAATAAGAGCTTCGAGCCAATAACGACTAAGAGGGTTGTCTCAAGAACAAATTTCATTACGAGCTCCATTGTAGAATTCAGACCTAACCATTAATCAAGAAGCGATGGGAACGATGGAATCCGTGAATATATAAGattcaattgaaaaagaattctGATGATTCATTGGGAAGGATGGCGGAACGAACCAGAGACCAATTCATATATTATGAAAAAGGAAAAGCTAACTATACAACTGAAATAGATATTGAAAGAGTAAATATTCGCCCgcgaaaatatatatttttttcttttttatatcaatgaattgaaaataaaaaagaaagaaaaaaaaatatttagtatataccaaaataaaaatatatagtaaACTAGATGAATccaaaagaattttttttattcagtATATTATTACatttatattaatatattaataactatctaaaaataaaattggaCTTTTTTCATTCGCGAGGAGCCGGATGAGAAGAAACTCTCACGTCCGATTATGTAGTAGAGATGGAATTTAAAAAATAACCATCAACTATAACCCAAAAAGAACTAGATTCCGTAAACAACATAGAGGAAGAATGAAGGGAATATCTTATCGAGGGAATCGTATTTGTTTCGGAAGATATGCTCTTCAGGCACTTGAACCTGCTTGGATCACGTCTAGGCAAATAGAAGCAGGGCGGCGAGCAATGACACGAAATGCGCGTCGCGGTGGAAAAATATGGGTACGTATATTTCCAGACAAACCAGTTACAGTAAGACCCGCGGAAACCCGTATGGGTTCGGGGAAAGGATCTCCCGAATATTGGGTAGCTGTTGTCAAACCAGGTCGAATACTTTATGAAATAAGCGGAGTAGCCGAAAATATAGCCCGAAGGGCTGTCGCAATAGCGGCATCGAAAATGCCTATACGAACTCAATTCATTATTTAAGGATAAGAATGTAGAACTAAAGGAAATGGATCTTTTGGATAAAAACAAATAGAAGTTTTTTTTGGACAAAcaatatttctttttctttttcatcctTTGCATTTATTTTTGCATTGAAAGAACAGATAAAAACAAAATATGATTCAACCTCAGACCCATTTGAATGTAGCAGACAACAGCGGGGCTCGAGAATTGATGTGTATTCGAATCATAGGAGCTAGCAACCGTCGATATGCTCGTATTGGTGACGTTATTGTTGCTGTGATCAAAGAAGCAATCCCCAACACGCCCTTAGAAAGATCAGAAGTGATCAGAGCTGTAGTTGTACGTACTTGTAAAGAACTAAAACGCGACAACGGTATGATAATACGATATGATGACAATGCTGCAGTTATCATTGATCAAGAAGGAAATCCAAAAGGAACTCGAATTTTTGGTGCAATTGCCCGGGAATTGCGACAAAAATTTGCGAAAATAGTTTCATTAGCTCCTGAGGTATTATAAGATGATGAAGTAGAatatttgaatgaaatagtaGATTGTGTATCACGTATatagcttttatttttaattttttattaattaataataataaattaataaaaagacATGTTGATTATATCAAATTTTTGGGGCACCACTTATTTTAGTTCATCATGGGTAAGGACACTATTGCTGATATAATAACCTGTATACGAAATGCTGACATGAATAGAAAAGGAACGGTTCGAATAGTATCTACTAACATCACCGAAAACATTGTTAAAATACTTTTACGAGAAGGCTTTATCGAAAATGCGAGAAAACATCAAGAAAGAAACAAATATTTTTTGGTTTTAACTCTGCGACATAGAAGAAACAAGAAAGGGCCTTATCTAAATACTTTCCATTTAAAAAGAGTCAGTCGACCTGGTCTACGAATCTATTCTAATTATCAACGAATTCCTAGAATTTTAGGTGGAATGGGGATTGCAATTCTTTCTACCTCGAGAGGTATAATGACAGATCGGGAGGCTCGACTAGAAGGAATTGGCGGAGAAATTTTATGTTATATATGGTAATCCCTATACTATTCGAATTGGATCCAAAATTTCCTACTTGtgaacaaaaaaagagaaaggacaGCTTGTCTAATATCACTCCTCTATTAGTTGATACTTTAAGGGGGTTTTGTCtggaatgaaagaacaaaaatgGATTCATGAAGGTTTGATTACCGAATCACTTCCTAATGGTATGTTCTGGGTTCGTTTAGATAATGAAGATCCGATTCTGGGTTATGTTTCAGGACGGATACGACGTAGTTCTATACGAATTCTACCGGGAGATAGAGTTAAGATTGAAGTAAGCCGTTATGATTCAACTAGAGGTCGTATAATTTATAGACTGCGCAACAAGGATTCGAACGATTAAACAGTTTTTCAACTTCAACACTCCTTTTTACAAGAATACAATCCGAGATTCAAAATATTAAGAAACTTATTTTCTTCCAAGAAATAGATTTAAAATGAAAACTAAGGAAtaataaatatgaaaataagaGCTTCTGTTCGTCCAATTTGTGAAAAATGTCGACTGATCCGCAGACGGGGACGAATTATAGTAATTTGTTCTaacccaaaacataaacaacGACAAGGATAATAATTCTACTATaactaaaaaccaaaaagaATTTTCTATAAAGAATTGCTAAAAGATTTGATTGATGTAAAAAAAAACGGAAGGATTTGTTTTGACATGAAATGGATATATCCATATACCTTTGACTCATATTTATGAGATGAAAAAATATGGCAAAACCTATACCAAAAATTGGTTCACGTAGAAATGGACGTATTAGTTCGCGTAAAAGTGCACGTAAAATACCAAAGGGTGTTATTCATGTTCAAGCAAGTTTTAATAATACCATTGTAACTGTTACAGATGTATGAGGTCGAGTCGTTTCTTGGGCTTCTGCCGGTACTTGTGGATTCAGGGGTACAAAAAGAGGAACACCATTTGCGGCTCAAACCGCAGCGGGAAATGCTATTCGTACGGTGGTGGAACAAGGTATGCAACGAGCAGAAGTCATGATAAAAGGTCCTGGTCTCGGAAGGGATGCAGCATTACGGGCTATTCGTAGAAGCGGTATACTATTAAGTTTCGTGCGAGACGTAACCCCTATGCCGCATAATGGCTGTAGGCCTCCTAAAAAAAGACGCGTCTAGAAAAAAGAATTGAAGAGATTTCAAGAGAAATAAATGATTCAAAGATATGATcaattttgtaaaatattaCTATGGTTCGAGAGAAAATAAGAGTATCTACTCAGACACTTCAGTGGAAGTGTGTTGAATCAAGAACAGATAGTAAATGTCTTCATTATGGACGCTTTATTCTCTCTCCACTTATGAAGGGTCAAGCTGATACAATAGGCATTGCGATGCGAAGAGCGTTACTTGGAGAAATAGAAGGAACATGTATCACACGTGCAAAATCTGAAAAAATACCACACGAATACTCTACCATATTAGGTATTCAAGAATCAGTACACGAAATTTTAATGAATTTGAAAGAGATTGTATTGAGAAGTAATTTATATGGAACTTCTGAGGCGTCTATTTGTGTCAAGGGTCCTGGATATGTAACTGCTCAAGATATCATCTTGCCACCTTATGTGGAAATCGTTGATAATACACAGCATATCGCCAGCTTGACGGAACCAATTGATTTGTGTATTGGATTACAACTCGAGAGAAATCGGGGATATCATATAAAAGCGCCAAATAACTTTCAAGACGGAAGTTTTCCTATAGATGCTCTATTCATGCCTGTTCGGAACGTGAATCATAGTATTCATTCTTATGGAAATGGGAATGAAAAACAAGAGATACTTTTTCTCGAAATATGGACAAATGGTAGTTTAACTCCGAAAGAAGCACTTTATGAAGcctctcggaatttaattgatttattaattccttTTCTACATGCGGAAGAAAACGTAAATTTAGAGGACAATCAACACAAAGTTTCTTTACCCCTTTTTACCTTTCATAATAGATTGGCTGAAAtaaggaaaaacaaaaaaaaaatagcattGAAATTCATTTTTATTGACCAATTAGAATTGCCACCTAGGATCTACAATTGCCTAAAAAAATCCAATATACACACATTATTGGACCTTTTGAATAACAGTCAAGAAGATCTTATtaaaatgaagcattttcgCATAGAAGACGTAAAACAAATATTTGGCACTCTAGAAAAGCATTTCGTAAttgatttaaaaaataaaagatgAAAAAAAGTAATTGAATAGATGTATCTAGGGAAAATTCACGTTGAAGTGACTATTCCCTAGATACACACGCCGTGttatttcataattaaatcaatttaaaaaagGCCTAAAGTTAGGGATTTATCAATAGGTAATGTTGCTCCAATACCTAACCAAAGGGCCACTACGGTACCAACCAAAAAGACAGTTGTAGCTACTGGACGGCGAAATGGATTTTGGAATTTATTAACATTTTCTAAAAAAGGAACTGTTACTAATCCCGCAGGTACTGAAGCCATTAAAAGAACGCCTAATAACTTATTTGGTACTGTACGAAGTATTTGAAATACAGGAAAAAAATACCATTCAGGTAATATTTCCAAAGGAGTTGCAAATGGATCCGCCGGCTCGCCAATCATTGATGGTTCTAAAACTGCTAAGCCTACGTTACACGCAATAGTACCTAAAATTACTACaggaaaaatatataaaagatCATTAGGCCACGCGGGCTCCCCATAATAATTATGCCCCATACCTTTCGCTAATTTAGCCCTTAATACAGGATCATTCAAGTCAGGTTTTTTGTTATTAGGATAGGTGAATTCTTATAGATTCAATTCATCCCCCGAAAGAACCGGACATGATAATTTTTCATCATCCGgctcaagcaagaatcaaaagaaccaaatggatccataatatatatatcttaTCCATCTATAAAGGTTCCCTGTAAGAACCTATTTATTAAATCCTACTTTCCAAAGTTGTAATTATCCACGGAAAAGAATTCTGCTCTTACAAATAAATGCTCAACACCCAAGTAGGCTTATAAAGTTGATCATGATCAACTGCTTTTCGGGTCGTCTCATACCTTATGATTGGTGTTTATCTCCAAAATACTTGGAGATTTTGACTTTctataaaaatagaaaattatatATATTACAAATAAAGGGTTTACTTGTTACTAATATCGCCTAGTTTCTATTGTTCTTTAGATCCCTAGTTTCACTCCGATAGTATCATAGATCAGGTCAATGCAAAGGAAATGAATGCATTTCAATACTATTCAAATTAGTAATAAACAAAATCTAGATTATATCATGCAAAATCACACATTCGACTGGATCTTACGGAGCCCGTTCATGCATCACATGATTCAGGGTTGATCATAGAATAGATTCTCTTCAAACGAACCAACCTATCCTCTCTATAGGACTTACTTCTACGGCGGTTGGACAAATGAAAAGACACATTTGAGTATGAATTTCAATGTGGCAGAAAAGGATATATACCTGCACGGCCTAATCAATAGTTCAAGTCACACACTCCCATAATCCATTTTCATTTCGTAGAATTACCTTCAACTAGTGATGTTATGTTAAATAACTAAATACAAAATTATGGAGTTGAAGGAAAATGTCCAAATACATGgattattattttcaataatcCATACATGTAGCAATGAAATACTATTGTTCTTCCCTCAAGTGATAAATGATTGATTACAAATAGGTATGATATACCTTTTCTATTCTATAATTCTATAAGGGACCAGAAATACCTTGTTTACGTATCATTAGAAAGTGCATTAGTagatagaatttgaacttgtattatttcaggggattttcaacccattggaaaattggactgtattatttcaggggattttcaacccgttggaagtatttggaaatggggtttgtattatttcaggggattttcaacccggagATAGAacatggaatttgaatttgtattatttcaggggattttcaacccgttggaagtattggacttgtattatttcaggggattttcaacccgttggaaatgttttgaattttgtactgggAAGCAATAGAAAGAAagagttttttgtaacttgaagatgaatttaaaatttgaatttgatttgaagtttgaactttgaaatggaaaagacgcacttttgtatatagaacatgaggctttgtattttgaaaactccggcattacgccgccatggaGTTGAGGGATTGAACTAGGaaatttgaaagtccggcattatgccgccgtggacttggaattttgaagtataGGACATGAGATTGAATTAagaacttcgaacttgaggtttgaaatatagagtagaaaagttggcattacgacggcatgaatttggaacttgacactttgagtataggacttgaagatTGAAGGATTGATTCGAAaaattggcattacgccggtcatgagttttgacatttgaacttgagattttgaaatttggaattggcaacttgagtttgaggtttgaagacttgaatgtttgaaataggaaatccggcatgatgccgttggatttgagttttgaacttgaaattttgactagagaatccggcattatgacgccgttggatttggattttgaatttggaaatggaagttttgaactagaaaatccggcattatggcgccgttggattgagtcttgacttgaaaattgaaactcgaaatttgaactagaaaatccggcattatggcgccgttggatttggacttgaaaattgaggttttgaaaatagaaaatccgacattacgacgccgttggattgaattttgaacttgaaacttgaaatttggactagaagatccggcattatgacgtcgttggattgaattttgaacttggaactttgaatttggactcgaaaatcctgcattatgacaccgttggattgaattttgaatttggcatttgtgcgtgaggcgtgtttgagggtttgaatcaaatggagtggcactcctaaagaccctaaaatcggcgatttagatgcatgaggtttgaatgatgctcctaggggtttggtttcctagttggaggctaattggttttggcaagctagaactcgaggttagccattcacgcgtgcaaagacgcccacacaatgcacaagtagcatgttgtcacactaacatgtatatgaatgcgacatgcaaagttctcaacctaaggtcggtctaatttttgtatgatgcaagtggtcggcttagggtgtcaaaaaggtacttgactaagagacggatccggcgacaactttcacatccgcctaagggacgtttgtgtcggcagacggcctccatacttgacatcgggaatgtcaagtaaatgctaAGTTCCAGTAGGCGcgaaaatggtcacacactttggtcgggaaccgtatggagagtcaccatttcgttgcccccagggctagcccgaatgtagaacacatccttttgggcaaaggtagaaattcattttgcacaaatatggttttcgaaaaatgcatgaaatgcctagaaattgaaaattgaaaattgtacatgaatttgtatttgtaaagctcgtttttcggcactcgttcacgaggtttgggagcgtccttccagattcaaaaatagactaactcccaacacgaaaagttgagcaaaagtgggcaacaagccactgtgagccactgtcctagatgcaggcagcggcgttgggcgcaggggctacGCCTGACGCCAGTGCTgtcatccagtacttaagcagatcagtggctttgctgctcgaaatctgctcgcattttcgaaaatgaaattagaaattccccagtggagtcgccagaattgtaggggttttttttttttttttgcacttgtttcccgttctacaagaggggcggttttttagaaaaccattgtatttttgtacctcgaaggagtcgccaccaaacattgttttaaagtctcgtttggaaagaccgcaattgactctattttggataaggctatGAATCCTCGAAagggatgggtgagatccgggcacgggaacgaaatgcttattctgtgagctttagaaatattcaagtacgttggcacaacattttcgaaaatataccctagattagactatgtgggtttgaaatttagagcaaatagaatctctactttgtatggtggtcactttgctttaaagattaatttaaaggaacctaaggccgatttgtccaagaaattatctttgttaagcgtgatgtaaccttgtatttggttgtatttagcatgtgcggtgatgaaagcaataaagcaaataaagcaacatcacaatactaaataaagtgcggaattagtaaatacaagaccccctagagatggactagggagtaggtccacattgcctagaaatggactaggcaagtaaagatgcggaattgaaagtgcgaaattgaaattgcggaattgaaagtgcgatattgaaagtgcggtattgaaattgcggtattgaaattgcggaattttaaggtgcgatattgaaattgcaatattgaaaggtgcataattgaaacttgtacttgggcacatgagattcgaacgccaagcggctccttaaaaataagtgcgcccgacacgaattcaaagccaaaaatctcaacttgggagaggttgctcaacccaagtatcctagactttgcatattgaacttgaacttgaaagcttgaatattgaaatattgaacttgaaatacttgaacttgaacttgaaatattgaacttgtacttgaaatattgaaacttaagagacttgaatctcaaagatcgggccttttaatgttgaaaaggttagatctttgatatgctcttacttgaaaggatcctaggttagggaagtagtcataagcaaccctaaacatggtgggatcttgaaatttgaaaacttgaacttgtatattgaaaaatagagttttgaatctcaaaagactaaacctttaagagttaaaaaggtgtcatctttgattactccatgcttgaaagTGATTTTAGTTCAAAGAGGTGattgcaagcaactttgaacatccttgaatcttgaaaatttgcatttttgtattttgaaaagtttggagtttgaaaagttgtatgattgttgcaagtgacatttttaataataaaaatgccaacttgctaatcattttgaaatcaaagaaacgtgattgaatatggtgggattgggaattacctatttaggtttaggcaagaattccttttagagctcccacgTAATTACTTAGAATTAgaaattttgtatttgtttttgaagggttttttatgttaggttatgatacatatgatattacataaatcatgcggaaacaaccattaacccaggattacatattatttacacataatcatatagcataatttagatgcatactctttgttgcgtgccctccctagctgcgcccgaaccgaaccagaacaagtctttaggactccaagtgtcgtccctccgtagatagtccacagcacgtccggatccgccttaagattgaccaactagaatcgcccttaaggtactagaattttcggcacttttgagcaagatgtgtggctgaatttttctctcaaaaactcactttgaatactttgaaactcgttataaattgtgaacccaggccacatatttataggggtatggaaagggaattggaatcctattcagatacaaattaattaaacctagaatcctacaagaactctaatttaattattttatcaaatagaattaggaatttaatcattaaccgaactctgcacgttttaggaaacgtgcacgaacacaaacacttacacacgcacacacggcagccacgatgggccgcccatgcgtgcgcacgagcagcagcccacgcagcgtccgcgcgcgctgcgcgctgcgcgtgctgtgcgcgctgtgcgcgctgcgcagcctgctgggcctggccttgcgctgggcctggcgtggctgtttgtgcggcgcgcatggcttgctgggcgatggcctggcttcgtgctgggcctcgtccggcaggcctcgtccgatgcttattcgtacgatacgcttccgattaaatttccgattccggaattcatttccgatacgaacaatatttaacatttccgattccggaattaatttccgtttcgaacaaatatttaatatttccgtttccggaattattttccgattccggtaatatttccgattctgacaatatttccgtttccggcaatatttccgattctggtaatatttgaaggaaataatgcccttggtccaagtatgcattctatgttaagtctaataaatgcggttcagtattaattaacaagttaataattcagtgagatcaagtgagctgaatgcctagctagaggccgcttcagtttggaacttaaggctcttactattattggtgcccttgattaattgctgcaaatgtttacgtgatgcataatgtgttttactaaccagctatgtgggccattcatgataatgaatgggtgaatggtatatattgtatatgtactgttttgcaggttatgaagtgactagtatggcccaaataggatagaaaatatggtctgcgtaccattaatttgaatgtaattggtctaaagtaccaaagttatttttcaattcaaatatggtctgcgaaccatcaaatagttgtaattagttatagcttatcctatttgaagaaaatggtgcctcccacggagattttcaagacggactttgaagtcaaagcttcaagatgaagtcgggccatactagatcacatttatcttatgcatgctttaagttatttattgctttaaatatgtcttaattatgcataagattgtggcttgattatgttgcacgattaaggattttagttcacttaaaatctaaccaacatagtaagagccttaagttccaaacttaaaaattgagttaaaaggtgccatgccaaaatatacacttgcttggatatcctttacatcaatctagtaatagttttcgctcagcgaggtgttacttattggtcctaaaggggcaaggtacacaaataattgtgagtacatgttagttttggtgaaactcaacgatataagtaaggagtccttttatgtcgtggcaacatcgataggtttacctaataagttcttagacgtacctatcaaccaagagtagtttttagactattagcaaaaggcttttgcttacctaaaatgttttagaattgagtcgacaaactgtgcttaattcttcaatggttttaggatcttggaatcattttattcacccctgccggaacaataaaatcgaataaaatgctaataacttgtttgaattgcatggttgctttaatttcaagttattattcatgataaatgtttagactttgcatgcttcaatgtatgttttaattattgtttataattaaatatcttgcactgcaataaatccttttagaaaggtaacagtaaatttcctcgattggtagtgaatccaagaacgattcacggaaaagagagaaaatgagcaatttaaaatgtacgtttcttatatcgacttttatggttgttttcgaatatcaaaatcgaatggcaaaccaattggtgcttgtgaattcaaaatacactgtagttttgagatcataaagcattgagcttaaacgctcagctttaccaatggttaacaacctaatatctttgtccatttaattctcgaatgagtctagtccctagacattcgaatagatcgatgcttagagaaactttagaagcttctggtaagatcatctagttgaaacttaatattcaacataaattaaatgtaaagaaccttgttggtgacattggacatgtctaacaaagtataaaagtcaacactaaagaattcaattcttaagactataagaaagggtacaagaaataggaaaacgaggaacaaatgaaaggaatttacgattccgtttctacctataaatttatgtttaaagagtagtgacctagcaatcaaacttccttggtatcatataccgcttgaggtccttacttcggtaataactcaaataatggaagctaggatacactaatgacctacaagtgggaaatgaagcatggcaatgctacattagttgtagggtcatctagtttgttttaaaggctggaacttaatgactattttgttccataatcagcatacctaaatttctgcttcaaacacagaaagactcacattcagaagaacaaaaacaatgcttgtt contains these protein-coding regions:
- the LOC130467840 gene encoding DNA-directed RNA polymerase subunit alpha gives rise to the protein MVREKIRVSTQTLQWKCVESRTDSKCLHYGRFILSPLMKGQADTIGIAMRRALLGEIEGTCITRAKSEKIPHEYSTILGIQESVHEILMNLKEIVLRSNLYGTSEASICVKGPGYVTAQDIILPPYVEIVDNTQHIASLTEPIDLCIGLQLERNRGYHIKAPNNFQDGSFPIDALFMPVRNVNHSIHSYGNGNEKQEILFLEIWTNGSLTPKEALYEASRNLIDLLIPFLHAEENVNLEDNQHKVSLPLFTFHNRLAEIRKNKKKIALKFIFIDQLELPPRIYNCLKKSNIHTLLDLLNNSQEDLIKMKHFRIEDVKQIFGTLEKHFVIDLKNKR
- the LOC130467841 gene encoding LOW QUALITY PROTEIN: cytochrome b6-f complex subunit 4-like (The sequence of the model RefSeq protein was modified relative to this genomic sequence to represent the inferred CDS: inserted 1 base in 1 codon; deleted 2 bases in 1 codon; substituted 2 bases at 2 genomic stop codons), producing MSGSFGGXXIYKNSPILIXKKPDLNDPVLRAKLAKGMGHNYYGEPAWPNDLLYIFPVVILGTIACNVGLAVLEPSMIGEPADPFATPLEILPEWYFFPVFQILRTVPNKLLGVLLMASVPAGLVTVPFLENVNKFQNPFRRPVATTVFLVGTVVALWLGIGATLPIDKSLTLGLF